The genomic DNA TCTACCTCTTGCAAAGTTTCCCTCTCCCACTCACTTACTGTTCTGAGCTACCTCCCTCTCCTTATCCCTTGCAGCCACCATTACATCATCCAACCTTAACTTCTCTCTACCCGTACTATATTTCAGTGTTTCTACTAAACTATCAAATCTTGCAGGTAAGGAACTCAACATGATGATCGCTTGTACCTTATCTGATACTTCAATATGCAAGTGGTTGAGATCTGCCACAATCTTGAGAAAATCATCAATGTTGTCATCGATCTTCTTATTCTCCTGCATCTTGAATGTGTAAAAGTTTAATTAAGAATAAATTCGATGAGGCAAGGATGTAGGCATAAACATCTTCTCCAATGTCGACCATGCTTCAGCCGCAGTGTCGCATAACTCAATGTTCCTCAAAACTTTATCAGCAACATTTAAGAAGATCACGTTCTTTGCCTTATCGCACCTCTCCAATCTTGCTGCTTCATCGGCTTCACgctttttcttcatctctgtATCTTGTTCTTCTTCCGCTGTGAGAGGCGGAGACGGAGCTTTCTCCACCAGTACATCCTTTAACCCGATCACACTTAGATGAGCTCTAATTCTCGTCTTCCACAGAGAGAAGTCTCCCGAACCATCAAACACTGCAATCGGAACCCCAGACATCTTCAATCTGATCGAGCTTCGCCAAAGCccaggctctgataccaatttgtgaGGTTGTTAACCGATCAGAGATTAAAAAACAATAGAACTCGTATGTAATTCTTCGTTACTTGATTGAAtcagaaagtaaaagaaagataaaagaacGACACCAACAATTTAACGAGTTCACGTTCCTTACCCGCAAAAGCTACGTCTCGCCGGAGATACTTCTCTGGAATCCACTAGAAACTTTGTGAGGACTATTTTCGTTACAACGCTCttaagctttctctctctactctctcacTATCAAATCTCTCCAACCTCTCTCTAACAAACTCTCAGatacagagaagaagataatgaatcGATCAAGAGATTAAACAGATAAGACCTTATAACCTCCGTTGACTTCGACGACTTCAACATTTTAGTCTTCCACCTCACGTGCATCACTTGAAAGCTATTTGTGAGCTAACCTTCTCTTCTACCGAGAGTCTTTCTCACACTTAGACACATTTCTAAAGAAACCATAAGAACTACAACTCACAGTAATTTATCAACTAGAGATTTAAAtcgtttttattcattttatttatatttattgagcaacacatattttttttcgtaGCATGTGGTTTTTCTACATagacataaaatttaacaaTAGATTCCTAGCTATTTCTTACATAGTATAAATGTCAGTactcatttttaactttttgatatcagttagtattatttaaaatttcttaattatgaaATGATAGTGTGGATTCGTTCCAAGAAACAATGTACCTAATTGGCCTGTTGTCGTCCCCATGCATGAGCCGTGAGtgatttatcttttgttttatgattGAGTTTAATGACTATTCTTGCATCCCTATTTAATCGTTGCCATATGTATCATTCCCTCTATAAATGTACATCACTTACAATAAATGGGTGATGGTAGAAATGAGTCAGAAGGGTGTTGATCGGAATGAActatagaaatgagttttggttttccaatttttttttctatacgaCGATTAAATTTAGTCATTCGGTGAATCCAAAAAACTACTCCCTAtatttcacaaagaatgtcattttgaccaattacacacaaattaagaaaaacttgaattatacatatatacccctatttaatgagtaatttatcattgaaatttaatagaaaaagctTTGGGTTAagggtaaattagaaaatttaatgataaaaatCACATTGGAAATACAAAGTGATAGTCtttattaaacaaagaaaaactctcataatgacactttttgtgaaagagagataatattatttaaaaacttattctAACAACATAAAAGTTAAATAAcaattgattttaatttttagccATCATGTATATAACAGTgagatgttgaaaaaaaaaagctttcacaTCGAAAATCAAGTGAACTCGTTAATGCCTTTGTGCATTTTAGTATTGATTTTAATCGtaaataacttaaatatcaaagagaaatatgaaaaacaatattttatgtaGGAGTATATAAGCGAAATGTGAAAACGGGGACTGGATCACTCCCATTAAAGACAACTTTAAGGATAAGTTGCAAATTAACAAGTTTTGCTTAAGTGCGAATGTGGAAATAATTAATTGAGCCGCCAAAGTCAATCAACcgttgaaacaaaaaaaaaacaaaaaaagctcaAGACGAATATAGTAGTAAATAGTAATTAACACCGTAAAggcataaatatataaaactattacAAATAAGCTAATAACGTCACAACTCTTATTTATAACGTCACTTGGTCATTCTCTTGTGTCTCTCTGTCTATATATACCACTCACAATCTCCTTCCCATAAATCATCACTTCACTCTACAGACCAACACACTTTGGTTCATCAACTATTTTGTTTCAACTCCTTCCTTATTTTAAAACTCTACTAATTGgctcaaaagaaaaacaaataagcCCCTAAAATACTTTGATAATCATGCTTAAGATGGAGATTAACGGTGGGGTCGCTACACCTACAGCTTCAGCTGTGGCCGTGGCTGCCGTGGCGGAAACCACCACTCCTGTTTCCTCTCCTTCTCCCACCTCTTCACCTCCACCGCCTCCTTCGCCACAGCAGCCGCCACAACCGCCGGTTGTACTAAGCCCTTGTGCGGCTTGCAAGATTTTGAGGCGGCGGTGCGCTGAGAAATGCGTTTTGGCGCCGTATTTTCCTCCGACGGATCCGGCGAAGTTCACAATCGCTCACCGTGTGTTCGGAGCTAGCAACATTATTAAGTTCTTGCAggtactttttctttttcgttctTTACTAGTTACACGTGTGTATTTTCTATGTATATGTCACCACGCACGTGTGTACATGAGCCAAATATTTCACATTTGCTTATTGGTTATGaacatcaaaatttataatttatctcaaaatatatcattctAGTAGGTatgagtaaataaataaaaaatgttttgttttgcagtAATGAATGCCAATGATTTAGAAAGAtatctaatttaaaatataaaaagagaatgatgtcttttaaaatatactatatacatctttttataaaataaaacatgaaatctGGTTTGCAAAATGTGAAAAGGGAGTTAAAGTGGTTAAAAGTCTAGTTGTTGAACAATAATGGGTTCATAAGTCATGTGACCGGAACAAGGCCCTACAATTGTAATGAAAGGTCAATAACAACCTTTCCTCAAAGCTACATGCAACcacattaagaaaaaaagaaaaaaaaagttatgctagaagaaaaaaaaaaaggtctatttCAACAATTCCTTTTCATTCGTAATTTGAAAAAGTCATGTAAGTTTTCTTCATGgtcaaatatcaaaaaacaaCTTCACAATGTCAAATACtgtaaaatattcaaatctaCGTTCCATGTCCGAGACTTTTATATCGTCTTCTAGAAACAAACATTTTAGTGAAAGATGatgtttatgtatttatatatatatttttctattattaggAACTTCCGGAATCGCAAAGAACAGATGCGGTTAATAGCATGGTCTATGAAGCCGGAGCAAGGATGAGAGATCCGGTTTACGGATGTGCGGGTGCAATTTACCACTTGCAGAGACAAGTTAGTGAGCTTCAAGCACAACTTGCGAAAACTCAAGTAGAGTTAGTGGGTATGCAACTCCAAAGATCAAGTCTACTAGAATTGATATATAAAATGGAGCAAACCAAGTTGTCAGCACAAGAGCAAGGACAACACAATATGTCCTTTGAGAGTTCGTTTGAGAGTGGCGATGAGTTCATTAGTAGCCCCGACGAAGTGAGCAATGATTTGGGATTCCTTGAggacaataacaacaacaacattgtcAACAATAATTCATCCATGTCGTGGTGGGATCCTCTTTGGACATGATCATAACTTATGGTATTATTAGCTCACTTTAAAGCGCTTTAGTGGTTGCTTCCATATGCATATTAAGACCTAGGATATGATATAtgcgaagttttttttttctttaatttggcTAAGTCAACCAATCATGTATAATAAGCACGTAACAAAACTGCAGCAAACTTGTCAAACATGTTACGTGCTAGTATTATTATGTAGGGATATCAGACAAAAGAGTTTGTACTATGATTAAGATTCTAAGAATCTTCTCCTAACGCTAATGANNNNNNNNNNNNNNNNNNNNNNNNNNNNNNNNNNNNNNNNNNNNNNNNNNNNNNNNNNNNNNNNNNNNNNNNNNNNNNNNNNNNNNNNNNNNNNNNNNNNNNNNNNNNNNNNNNNNNNNNNNNNNNNNNNNNNNNNNNNNNNNNNNNNNNNNNNNNNNNNNNNNNNNNNNNNNNNNNNNNNNNNNNNNNNNNNNNNNNNNNNNNNNNNNNNNNNNNNNNNNNNNNNNNNNNNNNNNNNNNNNNNNNNNNNNNNNNNNNNNNNNNNNNNNNNNNNNNNNNNNNNNNNNNNNNNNNNNNNNNNNNNNNNNNNNNNNNNNNNNNNNNNNNNNNNNNNNNNNNNNNNNNNNNNNNNNNNNNNNNNNNNNNNNNNNNNNNNNNNNNNNNNNNNNNNNNNNNNNNNNNNNNNNNNNNNNNNNNNNNNNNNNNNNNNNNNNNNNNNNNNNNNNNNNNNNNNNNNNNNNNNNNNNNNNNNNNNNNNNNNNNNNNNNNNNNNNNNNNNNNNNNNNNNNNNNNNNNNNNNNNNNNNNNNNNNNNNNNNNNNNNNNNNNNNNNNNNNNNNNNNNNNNNNNNNNNNNNNNNNNNNNNNNNNNNNNNNNNNNNNNNNNNNNNNNNNNNNNNNNNNNNNNNNNNNNNNNNNNNNNNNNNNNNNNNNNNNNNNNNNNNNNNNNNNNNNNNNNNNNNNNNNNNNNNNNNNNNNNNNNNNNNNNNNNNNNNNNNNNNNNNNNNNNNNNNNNNNNNNNNNNNNNNNNNNNNNNNNNNNNNNNNNNNNNNNNNNNNNNNNNNNNNNNNNNNNNNNNNNNNNNNNNNNNNNNNNNNNNNNNNNNNNNNNNNNNNNNNNNNNNNNNNNNNNNNNNNNNNNNNNNNNNNNNNNNNNNNNNNNNNNNNNNNNNNNNNNNNNNNNNNNNNNNNNNNNNNNNNNNNNNNNNNNNNNNNNNNNNNNNNNNNNNNNNNNNNNNNNNNNNNNNNNNNNNNNNNNNNNNNNNNNNNNNNNNNNNNNNNNNNNNNNNNNNNNNNNNNNNNNNNNNNNNNNNNNNNNNNNNNNNNNNNNNNNNNNNNNNNNNNNNNNNNNNNNNNNNNNNNNNNNNNNNNNNNNNNNNNNNNNNNNNNNNNNNNNNNNNNNNNNNNNNNNNNNNNNNNNNNNNNNNNNNNNNNNNNNNNNNNNNNNNNNNNNNNNNNNNNNNNNNNNNNNNNNNNNNNNNNNNNNNNNNNNNNNNNNNNNNNNNNNNNNNNNNNNNNNNNNNNNNNNNNNNNNNNNNNNNNNNNNNNNNNNNNNNNNNNNNNNNNNNNNNNNNNNNNNNNNNNNNNNNNNNNNNNNNNNNNNNNNNNNNNNNNNNNNNNNNNNNNNNNNNNNNNNNNNNNNNNNNNNNNNNNNNNNNNNNNNNNNNNNNNNNNNNNNNNNNNNNNNNNNNNNNNNNNNNNNNNNNNNNNNNNNNNNNNNNNNNNNNNNNNNNNNNNNNNNNNNNNNNNNNNNNNNNNNNNNNNNNNNNNNNNNNNNNNNNNNNNNNNNNNNNNNNNNNNNNNNNNNNNNNNNNNNNNNNNNNNNNNCTGCCGTGGCGGAAACCACCACTCCTGTTTCCTCTCCTTCTCCCACCTCTTCACCTCCACCGCCTCCTTCGCCACAGCAGCCGCCACAACCGCCGGTTGTACTAAGCCCTTGTGCGGCTTGCAAGATTTTGAGGCGGCGGTGCGCTGAGAAATGCGTTTTGGCGCCGTATTTTCCTCCGACGGATCCGGCGAAGTTCACAATCGCTCACCGTGTCTTTGGAGCTAGCAACATTATTAAGTTCTTGCAggtactttttctttttcgttctTTACTAGTTACACGTGTGTATTTTCTATGTATATGTCACCACGCACGTGTGTACATGAGCCAGATATTTCACATTTGCTTATTGGTTATGAATTAAAcatcaaaaaatataatatctcAAACTATATCATTCTAGTgggtatgaaaaaaaaaaactgctttgttttgttttgttttgttttgcagtaATGAATGCCAATGATTTAGAAAGAtatctaatttaaaatataaaaagagaatgatgtctttgttctttgtaaaaaaataatatttacttttttataaaatggaAACATAAAATCTGGTTTTGAAAATGTGAAAAGGAAGTTAAAGTGGTTAAAAGTCTAGTTGTTGAACAATAATGGGTTCATAAGTCATGTGACCGGAACAAGGCCCTACAATTGTAATGAAAGGTCAATAACAACCTTTCCTCAAAGCTACATGCAAcctcattaagaaaaaaaaaattaaaagttatgctagaaaaaaaaaagtctatatcAACAATTCCTTTTTATTCGTAATTTGAAAAAGTCATGTAAGTTTTCTTCATGgtcaaatatcaaaaaacaaCTTCACAATGTCAAATACtgtaaaatattcaaatctaCGTTCCATGTCCGACCGAGACTTTTATTTCCTCTTCTAGAAACATTTTTGTGAAAGAAACATTTTAGTGAAAGAtgatgtttatgtatttttatatatctttttctatTATTAGGAACTTCCGGAATCGCAAAGAACAGATGCGGTTAATAGCATGGTCTATGAAGCCGGAGCAAGGATGAGAGATCCGGTTTACGGATGTGCGGGTGCAATTTACCACTTGCAGAGACAAGTTAGTGAGCTTCAAGCACAACTTGCGAAAACTCAAGTAGAGTTAGTGGGTATGCAACTCCAAAGATCAAGTCTACTAGAATTGATATATAAAATGGAGCAAACCAAGTTGTCAGCACAAGAGCAAGGACAACACAATATGTCCTTTGAGAGTTCGTTTGAGAGTGGCGATGAGTTCATTAGTAGCCCCGACGAAGAGAGCAATGATTTGGGATTCCTTgaggacaacaacaacaacaacattgtcAACAATAATTCATCCATGTCGTGGTGGGATCCTCTTTGGACATGATCATAACTTATGGTATCATTAGCTCACTTTAAAGCGCTTTAGTGGTTGCTTCCATATGCATATTAAGACCTAGGATATGATATAtgcgaagttttttttttctttaatttggcTAAGTCAACCAATCATGTATAATAAGCACGTAACAAAACTGCAGCAAACTTGTCAAACATGTTACGTGCTAGTATTATTATGTAGGGATATCAGACAAAAGAGTTTGTACTATGATTAAGATTCTAAGAATCTTCTCCTAACGCTAATGAGAAGGAGATAATTGAGATgcattttaaatttaatgataataccattatgtatatttattgttttgttttacaatgAGAAGGATGTCATTGTTGATCTTTCTGATAATGCTCCCCGGAAGCAaataatgtgtattttttttttccttctttttaataACCGGACCAAAATTTAGGTTAATCTCAAAATTCGTAGAAAAACGAATATTGTTTCTATCTTAAAACTATCTTCAATAAACATGCAAGAGGGAACTACAAGGATTTTTGTACGTGGAACAATTCGATTCTGGACATTAATCTATC from Camelina sativa cultivar DH55 chromosome 7, Cs, whole genome shotgun sequence includes the following:
- the LOC104700677 gene encoding LOB domain-containing protein 11 isoform X1; the encoded protein is MLKMEINGGVATPTASAVAVAAVAETTTPVSSPSPTSSPPPPPSPQQPPQPPVVLSPCAACKILRRRCAEKCVLAPYFPPTDPAKFTIAHRVFGASNIIKFLQELPESQRTDAVNSMVYEAGARMRDPVYGCAGAIYHLQRQVSELQAQLAKTQVELVGMQLQRSSLLELIYKMEQTKLSAQEQGQHNMSFESSFESGDEFISSPDEESNDLGFLEDNNNNNIVNNNSSMSWWDPLWT
- the LOC104700677 gene encoding LOB domain-containing protein 11 isoform X2, whose amino-acid sequence is MLKMEINGGVATPTASAVAVAAVAETTTPVSSPSPTSSPPPPPSPQQPPQPPVVLSPCAACKILRRRCAEKCVLAPYFPPTDPAKFTIAHRVFGASNIIKFLQELPESQRTDAVNSMVYEAGARMRDPVYGCAGAIYHLQRQVSELQAQLAKTQVELVGMQLQRSSLLELIYKMEQTKLSAQEQGQHNMSFESSFESGDEFISSPDEVSNDLGFLEDNNNNNIVNNNSSMSWWDPLWT